In Mangifera indica cultivar Alphonso chromosome 1, CATAS_Mindica_2.1, whole genome shotgun sequence, a single genomic region encodes these proteins:
- the LOC123225446 gene encoding U-box domain-containing protein 5-like isoform X2, translated as MGTDVTEAVGTLPYPYSFKVHRVMCTELMKLVERTMNIFPQIEAARPRCSSGIQTLCLLNNAIEKAKLILQYCRESSKLYLALTGDVIALRCQRSRNLLEQSLSQVQNMVPVMLAVEISRIIDDLKVATFVLDSNEEEAGKVVRELLQLGASTSESLECSETNALQLAAQRLHITTPKDLLIERRSVKKLLDQVGDNELPKKKILKYLLHLLKKYGNLIMEQIDNACAQEKGSFSVSSQSVEVDSCTGCKKYEAQTEILSRAIPPEEFKCPLSSKLMYDPVIIESGQTFERTWIQKWLDDGNDTCPKTEIKLVRQSLTPNTVMKDLISKWCATYGITIADPSMRMESLCSWDASMSIASFGSSMNDLRLPLDVSNVSVGSLDTSYNSDTAHNKIADGLSLTSVETNNDFHRFQASSNIIEADLSRLGELNWEDQYKVVENIKSLLKHSSEACYSLSSMNFIEPLVRFLRNARDRHDVRAQRVGFQLLLACMSKSRSGIPCLDENVFLLLASFLDSEVSDEAFAILEELSRYRYCRSYIVSSGVLASIVKILDSENRELKEHSIKILHNLSLDNESCSQIPSSECIPKLVPFLKDTTLAEHCIKVLKNMCDIEGARVIIAETSGCLASVVELLEMGRLEEQEQAVSILLSLCSQRVRYCHLVMNEGVIPSLVSISINGNDKGKVMALELLRLLRDVQQCDELECIESDHDTSRDSSSYTKEKKASSKSYGFFMGKFSMFSKTHLARSKKREMKLGV; from the exons ATGGGGACTGATGTTACTGAGGCAGTAGGGACTCTGCCATATCCTTATTCCTTCAAG GTGCATCGTGTCATGTGCACAGAACTGATGAAATTGGTAGAGAGAACTATGAATATATTTCCACAAATAGAAGCAGCTCGGCCTCGATGCTCGTCTGGAATTCAAACACTATGCTTGTTGAATAATGCGATTGAAAAGGCCAAGTTAATTCTTCAGTATTGCAGGGAGTCTAGTAAACTCTATCTG GCACTAACTGGGGATGTGATAGCCTTGAGATGCCAGAGGTCGAGGAACTTGTTGGAACAAAGTTTGAGCCAAGTCCAAAACATGGTTCCAGTAATGTTGGCTGTTGAG ATTTCTCGAATTATTGATGATCTTAAGGTTGCAACTTTTGTCCTGGACTCCAATGAAGAAGAGGCTGGGAAGGTTGTGCGAGAATTGCTCCAGCTGGGGGCTTCTACATCAGAGTCACTGGAGTGCTCAGAAACCAATGCATTACAACTTGCTGCTCAAAGACTTCATATTACTACCCCAAAGGACCTCTTAATTGAGAGAAGATCTGTAAAGAAGTTGCTGGATCAAGTTGGTGACAATGAGCTACCCAAGAAAAAGATCTTAAAGTACCTTTTGCATTTATTGAAGAAGTATGGAAATTTAATTATGGAGCAGATAGACAATGCCTGTGCTCAAGAAAAGGGATCATTTTCAGTTAGCAGTCAATCTGTTGAAGTCGATTCTTGTACAGGATGTAAGAAGTATGAAGCTCAAACAGAAATCTTGAGTAGAGCTATACCCCCAGAGGAGTTTAAATGCCCCTTATCTTCGAAATTAATGTATGATCCCGTTATCATTGAGTCTGGGCAAACCTTTGAGAGAACATGGATACAAAAGTGGTTGGATGATGGTAATGATACATGTccaaaaactgaaataaaacTGGTCCGTCAATCGTTGACTCCAAACACAGTCATGAAGGATCTAATATCAAAGTGGTGTGCTACGTATGGAATCACCATTGCTGACCCAAGCATGAGAATGGAAAGCCTGTGCTCTTGGGATGCTTCTATGTCCATTGCTAGCTTTGGCAGTTCTATGAATGATTTACGGCTTCCATTGGATGTGAGCAATGTATCAGTTGGATCTTTAGATACTAGTTACAATTCAGACACCGCACACAATAAGATTGCAGATGGGTTAAGTTTGACATCGGTGGAGACCAATAATGATTTTCATAGATTTCAAGCTTCCTCTAACATAATTGAGGCAGATTTATCTAGGCTTGGTGAACTTAACTGGGAAGATCAATATAAGGTGGTCGAAAATATTAAAAGCCTTTTGAAGCACAGTAGTGAAGCTTGTTATTCTCTCTCATCTATGAATTTTATTGAACCTCTTGTGAGATTTCTTAGAAATGCACGAGACAGACATGATGTTAGAGCCCAAAGAGTTGGATTTCAATTGTTATTGGCATGCATGAGCAAAAGCAG AAGTGGAATACCATGCTTGGATGAAAATGTGTTTCTTTTGTTGGCATCTTTTCTTGATTCAGAAGTAAGTGATGAGGCTTTTGCCATCTTGGAAGAGTTATCTAGGTATCGATATTGTAGATCTTATATTGTATCATCTGGAGTTCTTGCCTCCATCGTTAAGATCCTAGATTCTGAGAACAGAGAACTCAAGGAGCATTCTATAAAAATTCTGCATAATTTGTCATTGGACAATGAAAGTTGTTCTCAGATTCCATCTTCAGAGTGCATCCCAAAATTGGTGCCCTTTTTAAAGGATACTACACTTGCAGAACATTGTATAAAAGTGTTGAAAAACATGTGTGATATTGAAGGGGCTAGAGTTATTATTGCTGAAACCAGTGGATGTCTGGCTTCTGTGGTGGAACTACTTGAAATGGGAAGGCTGGAGGAACAGGAACAAGCAGTTTCCATTCTCCTTTCTTTATGTTCGCAACGTGTTCGCTATTGTCATTTGGTTATGAATGAAGGTGTTATCCCTTCCCTCGTCAGTATATCAATCAATGGGAACGACAAAGGAAAGGTGATGGCATTGGAATTGCTTCGTCTCTTAAGAGATGTTCAACAATGTGATGAGCTAGAATGTATTGAATCTGATCATGACACTTCCAGAGATTCTAGCAGCTACactaaagaaaagaaagcatCTTCAAAGTCATATGGGTTTTTTATGGGGAAATTTTCAATGTTCTCAAAAACTCATCTTGCACGCAGCAAGAAAAGGGAAATGAAACTAGGAGTTTAG
- the LOC123225446 gene encoding U-box domain-containing protein 5-like isoform X1 — protein sequence MGTDVTEAVGTLPYPYSFKVHRVMCTELMKLVERTMNIFPQIEAARPRCSSGIQTLCLLNNAIEKAKLILQYCRESSKLYLALTGDVIALRCQRSRNLLEQSLSQVQNMVPVMLAVEISRIIDDLKVATFVLDSNEEEAGKVVRELLQLGASTSESLECSETNALQLAAQRLHITTPKDLLIERRSVKKLLDQVGDNELPKKKILKYLLHLLKKYGNLIMEQIDNACAQEKGSFSVSSQSVEVDSCTGCKKYEAQTEILSRAIPPEEFKCPLSSKLMYDPVIIESGQTFERTWIQKWLDDGNDTCPKTEIKLVRQSLTPNTVMKDLISKWCATYGITIADPSMRMESLCSWDASMSIASFGSSMNDLRLPLDVSNVSVGSLDTSYNSDTAHNKIADGLSLTSVETNNDFHRFQASSNIIEADLSRLGELNWEDQYKVVENIKSLLKHSSEACYSLSSMNFIEPLVRFLRNARDRHDVRAQRVGFQLLLACMSKSRYVVLRSGIPCLDENVFLLLASFLDSEVSDEAFAILEELSRYRYCRSYIVSSGVLASIVKILDSENRELKEHSIKILHNLSLDNESCSQIPSSECIPKLVPFLKDTTLAEHCIKVLKNMCDIEGARVIIAETSGCLASVVELLEMGRLEEQEQAVSILLSLCSQRVRYCHLVMNEGVIPSLVSISINGNDKGKVMALELLRLLRDVQQCDELECIESDHDTSRDSSSYTKEKKASSKSYGFFMGKFSMFSKTHLARSKKREMKLGV from the exons ATGGGGACTGATGTTACTGAGGCAGTAGGGACTCTGCCATATCCTTATTCCTTCAAG GTGCATCGTGTCATGTGCACAGAACTGATGAAATTGGTAGAGAGAACTATGAATATATTTCCACAAATAGAAGCAGCTCGGCCTCGATGCTCGTCTGGAATTCAAACACTATGCTTGTTGAATAATGCGATTGAAAAGGCCAAGTTAATTCTTCAGTATTGCAGGGAGTCTAGTAAACTCTATCTG GCACTAACTGGGGATGTGATAGCCTTGAGATGCCAGAGGTCGAGGAACTTGTTGGAACAAAGTTTGAGCCAAGTCCAAAACATGGTTCCAGTAATGTTGGCTGTTGAG ATTTCTCGAATTATTGATGATCTTAAGGTTGCAACTTTTGTCCTGGACTCCAATGAAGAAGAGGCTGGGAAGGTTGTGCGAGAATTGCTCCAGCTGGGGGCTTCTACATCAGAGTCACTGGAGTGCTCAGAAACCAATGCATTACAACTTGCTGCTCAAAGACTTCATATTACTACCCCAAAGGACCTCTTAATTGAGAGAAGATCTGTAAAGAAGTTGCTGGATCAAGTTGGTGACAATGAGCTACCCAAGAAAAAGATCTTAAAGTACCTTTTGCATTTATTGAAGAAGTATGGAAATTTAATTATGGAGCAGATAGACAATGCCTGTGCTCAAGAAAAGGGATCATTTTCAGTTAGCAGTCAATCTGTTGAAGTCGATTCTTGTACAGGATGTAAGAAGTATGAAGCTCAAACAGAAATCTTGAGTAGAGCTATACCCCCAGAGGAGTTTAAATGCCCCTTATCTTCGAAATTAATGTATGATCCCGTTATCATTGAGTCTGGGCAAACCTTTGAGAGAACATGGATACAAAAGTGGTTGGATGATGGTAATGATACATGTccaaaaactgaaataaaacTGGTCCGTCAATCGTTGACTCCAAACACAGTCATGAAGGATCTAATATCAAAGTGGTGTGCTACGTATGGAATCACCATTGCTGACCCAAGCATGAGAATGGAAAGCCTGTGCTCTTGGGATGCTTCTATGTCCATTGCTAGCTTTGGCAGTTCTATGAATGATTTACGGCTTCCATTGGATGTGAGCAATGTATCAGTTGGATCTTTAGATACTAGTTACAATTCAGACACCGCACACAATAAGATTGCAGATGGGTTAAGTTTGACATCGGTGGAGACCAATAATGATTTTCATAGATTTCAAGCTTCCTCTAACATAATTGAGGCAGATTTATCTAGGCTTGGTGAACTTAACTGGGAAGATCAATATAAGGTGGTCGAAAATATTAAAAGCCTTTTGAAGCACAGTAGTGAAGCTTGTTATTCTCTCTCATCTATGAATTTTATTGAACCTCTTGTGAGATTTCTTAGAAATGCACGAGACAGACATGATGTTAGAGCCCAAAGAGTTGGATTTCAATTGTTATTGGCATGCATGAGCAAAAGCAGGTACGTTGTTCTCAG AAGTGGAATACCATGCTTGGATGAAAATGTGTTTCTTTTGTTGGCATCTTTTCTTGATTCAGAAGTAAGTGATGAGGCTTTTGCCATCTTGGAAGAGTTATCTAGGTATCGATATTGTAGATCTTATATTGTATCATCTGGAGTTCTTGCCTCCATCGTTAAGATCCTAGATTCTGAGAACAGAGAACTCAAGGAGCATTCTATAAAAATTCTGCATAATTTGTCATTGGACAATGAAAGTTGTTCTCAGATTCCATCTTCAGAGTGCATCCCAAAATTGGTGCCCTTTTTAAAGGATACTACACTTGCAGAACATTGTATAAAAGTGTTGAAAAACATGTGTGATATTGAAGGGGCTAGAGTTATTATTGCTGAAACCAGTGGATGTCTGGCTTCTGTGGTGGAACTACTTGAAATGGGAAGGCTGGAGGAACAGGAACAAGCAGTTTCCATTCTCCTTTCTTTATGTTCGCAACGTGTTCGCTATTGTCATTTGGTTATGAATGAAGGTGTTATCCCTTCCCTCGTCAGTATATCAATCAATGGGAACGACAAAGGAAAGGTGATGGCATTGGAATTGCTTCGTCTCTTAAGAGATGTTCAACAATGTGATGAGCTAGAATGTATTGAATCTGATCATGACACTTCCAGAGATTCTAGCAGCTACactaaagaaaagaaagcatCTTCAAAGTCATATGGGTTTTTTATGGGGAAATTTTCAATGTTCTCAAAAACTCATCTTGCACGCAGCAAGAAAAGGGAAATGAAACTAGGAGTTTAG
- the LOC123211897 gene encoding zinc-finger homeodomain protein 6-like has protein sequence MELRDQDAEIGMPSSLVHNRASSSKVSSTPINSAVGETRRDHQTSNHVHGDVIFNSPQALDQHPLLFTQLNPHQNIHKQTRRDLDIDSDPVPTTDVQVSSRSNVRQPQPLQAPPPAAATAVVPSVRYRECQKNHAANMGGQVMDGCGEFMPGGEEGTAEALKCAACECHRSFHRREVDGEPQLYPPNSFYTYNPTRNKTTPRNTMLHHQQPLQNQPFQHHPRFPYNNPATMYAPMMMNFGGGGCGGSSGGGPAESSSEDLNLYQSNNVRQTSVVPQSSRKRFRTKFTQEQKDKMMEFAEKLGWKMVKQDEEVQQFCSQVGVKRQVFKVWMHNNKQGSKKKQNEE, from the coding sequence ATGGAGCTGAGAGACCAAGATGCCGAGATAGGGATGCCAAGTTCTTTGGTTCATAACAGGGCTTCTTCGTCAAAAGTTTCATCAACACCAATAAATTCAGCAGTGGGAGAAACAAGAAGGGATCATCAAACATCAAATCATGTTCATGGCGATGTTATCTTCAATTCACCTCAAGCCCTAGATCAACATCCGCTTCTTTTCACTCAATTGAATCCACACCAAAACATTCATAAGCAGACCAGAAGAGATCTCGACATCGACTCAGATCCAGTTCCCACCACAGATGTACAAGTATCTAGCAGATCAAACGTGAGACAACCACAGCCACTGCAAGCACCGCCGCCAGCAGCAGCTACGGCTGTCGTGCCTTCCGTTAGATACCGAGAATGCCAGAAGAATCACGCTGCAAATATGGGAGGTcaagtgatggatggttgtggAGAATTCATGCCAGGTGGTGAAGAAGGAACCGCAGAAGCTTTAAAATGTGCAGCTTGTGAATGTCACCGAAGTTTTCATCGAAGAGAAGTTGATGGGGAACCACAATTATATCCACCCAATTCTTTTTACACCTACAACCCCACTAGAAACAAAACTACTCCAAGAAATACCATGCTTCATCATCAACAACCACTTCAAAATCAGCCTTTTCAGCATCATCCCAGATTCCCCTACAATAATCCTGCAACGATGTATGCACCGATGATGATGAACTTCGGTGGTGGTGGTTGCGGAGGAAGCAGTGGTGGGGGCCCAGCAGAATCTTCAAGTGAAGATCTTAATCTGTATCAGTCTAACAATGTTAGGCAAACATCAGTTGTTCCACAGTCATCGAGGAAGAGATTTAGAACTAAATTCACCCAGGAACAGAAGGATAAGATGATGGAGTTTGCAGAGAAGCTGGGATGGAAGATGGTGAAACAAGATGAGGAAGTGCAGCAGTTTTGTAGTCAAGTGGGAGTAAAGAGACAGGTTTTCAAGGTCTGGATGCATAATAATAAACAAGGCTCTAAGAAGAAgcaaaatgaagaataa
- the LOC123225446 gene encoding U-box domain-containing protein 5-like isoform X3 produces MVPVMLAVEISRIIDDLKVATFVLDSNEEEAGKVVRELLQLGASTSESLECSETNALQLAAQRLHITTPKDLLIERRSVKKLLDQVGDNELPKKKILKYLLHLLKKYGNLIMEQIDNACAQEKGSFSVSSQSVEVDSCTGCKKYEAQTEILSRAIPPEEFKCPLSSKLMYDPVIIESGQTFERTWIQKWLDDGNDTCPKTEIKLVRQSLTPNTVMKDLISKWCATYGITIADPSMRMESLCSWDASMSIASFGSSMNDLRLPLDVSNVSVGSLDTSYNSDTAHNKIADGLSLTSVETNNDFHRFQASSNIIEADLSRLGELNWEDQYKVVENIKSLLKHSSEACYSLSSMNFIEPLVRFLRNARDRHDVRAQRVGFQLLLACMSKSRYVVLRSGIPCLDENVFLLLASFLDSEVSDEAFAILEELSRYRYCRSYIVSSGVLASIVKILDSENRELKEHSIKILHNLSLDNESCSQIPSSECIPKLVPFLKDTTLAEHCIKVLKNMCDIEGARVIIAETSGCLASVVELLEMGRLEEQEQAVSILLSLCSQRVRYCHLVMNEGVIPSLVSISINGNDKGKVMALELLRLLRDVQQCDELECIESDHDTSRDSSSYTKEKKASSKSYGFFMGKFSMFSKTHLARSKKREMKLGV; encoded by the exons ATGGTTCCAGTAATGTTGGCTGTTGAG ATTTCTCGAATTATTGATGATCTTAAGGTTGCAACTTTTGTCCTGGACTCCAATGAAGAAGAGGCTGGGAAGGTTGTGCGAGAATTGCTCCAGCTGGGGGCTTCTACATCAGAGTCACTGGAGTGCTCAGAAACCAATGCATTACAACTTGCTGCTCAAAGACTTCATATTACTACCCCAAAGGACCTCTTAATTGAGAGAAGATCTGTAAAGAAGTTGCTGGATCAAGTTGGTGACAATGAGCTACCCAAGAAAAAGATCTTAAAGTACCTTTTGCATTTATTGAAGAAGTATGGAAATTTAATTATGGAGCAGATAGACAATGCCTGTGCTCAAGAAAAGGGATCATTTTCAGTTAGCAGTCAATCTGTTGAAGTCGATTCTTGTACAGGATGTAAGAAGTATGAAGCTCAAACAGAAATCTTGAGTAGAGCTATACCCCCAGAGGAGTTTAAATGCCCCTTATCTTCGAAATTAATGTATGATCCCGTTATCATTGAGTCTGGGCAAACCTTTGAGAGAACATGGATACAAAAGTGGTTGGATGATGGTAATGATACATGTccaaaaactgaaataaaacTGGTCCGTCAATCGTTGACTCCAAACACAGTCATGAAGGATCTAATATCAAAGTGGTGTGCTACGTATGGAATCACCATTGCTGACCCAAGCATGAGAATGGAAAGCCTGTGCTCTTGGGATGCTTCTATGTCCATTGCTAGCTTTGGCAGTTCTATGAATGATTTACGGCTTCCATTGGATGTGAGCAATGTATCAGTTGGATCTTTAGATACTAGTTACAATTCAGACACCGCACACAATAAGATTGCAGATGGGTTAAGTTTGACATCGGTGGAGACCAATAATGATTTTCATAGATTTCAAGCTTCCTCTAACATAATTGAGGCAGATTTATCTAGGCTTGGTGAACTTAACTGGGAAGATCAATATAAGGTGGTCGAAAATATTAAAAGCCTTTTGAAGCACAGTAGTGAAGCTTGTTATTCTCTCTCATCTATGAATTTTATTGAACCTCTTGTGAGATTTCTTAGAAATGCACGAGACAGACATGATGTTAGAGCCCAAAGAGTTGGATTTCAATTGTTATTGGCATGCATGAGCAAAAGCAGGTACGTTGTTCTCAG AAGTGGAATACCATGCTTGGATGAAAATGTGTTTCTTTTGTTGGCATCTTTTCTTGATTCAGAAGTAAGTGATGAGGCTTTTGCCATCTTGGAAGAGTTATCTAGGTATCGATATTGTAGATCTTATATTGTATCATCTGGAGTTCTTGCCTCCATCGTTAAGATCCTAGATTCTGAGAACAGAGAACTCAAGGAGCATTCTATAAAAATTCTGCATAATTTGTCATTGGACAATGAAAGTTGTTCTCAGATTCCATCTTCAGAGTGCATCCCAAAATTGGTGCCCTTTTTAAAGGATACTACACTTGCAGAACATTGTATAAAAGTGTTGAAAAACATGTGTGATATTGAAGGGGCTAGAGTTATTATTGCTGAAACCAGTGGATGTCTGGCTTCTGTGGTGGAACTACTTGAAATGGGAAGGCTGGAGGAACAGGAACAAGCAGTTTCCATTCTCCTTTCTTTATGTTCGCAACGTGTTCGCTATTGTCATTTGGTTATGAATGAAGGTGTTATCCCTTCCCTCGTCAGTATATCAATCAATGGGAACGACAAAGGAAAGGTGATGGCATTGGAATTGCTTCGTCTCTTAAGAGATGTTCAACAATGTGATGAGCTAGAATGTATTGAATCTGATCATGACACTTCCAGAGATTCTAGCAGCTACactaaagaaaagaaagcatCTTCAAAGTCATATGGGTTTTTTATGGGGAAATTTTCAATGTTCTCAAAAACTCATCTTGCACGCAGCAAGAAAAGGGAAATGAAACTAGGAGTTTAG